The Limnospira fusiformis SAG 85.79 genomic interval GACCATGTAACCATTTTCCGTGCTGTCTTAGTTGACAGCCGTCGCTTGCCTCGTTTGACCATATTTTTGACCTCAAATGTAGGCAAAAATATGACTTTGTACTTGCTGCATAGATAGTTAGCTGCTTTCTTGTGCAGCTCCGAAACCAGGTCACGAATTTTCACCCGAATCTTTTGTGCAGCTTTTCGCAGACAGTGCCGTAGCCACTTCAATTGGCGTCCCTTGGATAGACCGATTCGAGACATTAACCTATCGAGGTGGGTAGCCAGTCGATAAATACGTCATAGGTCCGACTTGCCAATTTCCCAAATTTCTTGCCCGTAAAACCCAGTTATAAATGTCCTTACCCCTGGGTCAAGGGCGATGCTCTGCGTGCGTGTAAAGTGGTTGGCGCATAGGCGCATCTATGACGTAACAGATAAACCAGCGCCCTCTATCTAGTACCAAGGTGTCGCGAGTGCATCTTGTCGATAATTGGCTCACTTGCCTTGAACCTTAATCCCTGGGTCTGTGTCGGATAAAATGTCCCCTTTTTCCAATTATCTTTTGGAAATCGGGGGCGGGTTTTTAAAGCTGACTTGTGGGAATTATGGCTGACTGCGGAACCCGCCCCTACAACTTTCTTCGCGCACAGACCGGGGGCGGGTTTTTAAAGCTGACTTGTGGGAATTATGGCTGACTGCGGAACCCGCCCCTACAGCATCTCCCCCTGATTTTATTGCCGCTTTGTGCGCCTCATCAGCTTGGAATACCGCCAATTGGCGTGGGTTATATGGGGTAATTGGCGCTACCCCATATGGACTCGTATCCATGACCGTTTGTCCGCAGCTCCTCTTTGCCAATCCTGTTATGGTCGAAAGGGAAGTCACCTTCCCCAACTCCAATTCAAAACCGTGCATGCGAGTTTCTCAGCACACGGCTCCTGATGTGAACACCCTATTGTCAATAGGAACAGGCTACAACCCCTGCTTTGTGACTTCAACTTTGGGAGCTATATACAACACGTAGTCTTTAAACTCGCTCAAGTCATAAGCACTCTTACTTATCGCAGTCTCTATATCCACACCGTGACTAGTGGGCATATCCCAACCATTACCATTGGGCATTGGCTTTCAGTCACATCCTTTCCCCTTATAGGGTTAGGGGTCGAGAGTGAAGTCACCTTCACCCTCTCCCATTCAGAACCGTGCTTGATAGTTTCCCATCACACGGCTCCTGGTGTGGATACCCTATTTGTCAAAGGAGCAGAATCAAGAGACCTGCTTTCTACTTCGATGTTCAGAGCTATATGCACCACGTAGTCTTTAAACTCGTCCTCGCCATTATACTCTTACTGACCGCAGTATCTATATCCCCACCGTGACCTGTGGGCATATCCCAACCATGACAATTGGGCTTTAGCTTCTGGTCACATCCTTCACCCTCTAAGGTTAGGGGTCGAGAGTGAAGTCACCTTCACCCTCTCCCATTCAGAACCGTGCTTGATAGTTTCCCATCACACGGCTCCTGGTGTGGATACCCTATTTGTCAAAGGAGCAGAATCAAGAGACCTGCTTTCTACTTCGATGTTCAGAGCTATATGCACCACGTAGTCTTTAAACTCGTCCTCGCCATTATACTCTTACTGACCGCAGTATCTATATCCCCACCGTGACCTGTGGGCATATCCCAACCATGACAATTGGGCTTTAGCTTCTGGTCACATCCTTCACCCTCTAAGCATGCGCTTACATTTTTCACTACTGCCTTGTGAATAGCATTACTCACTGGTTTATAGGCAGAGCATTAGAGGGGTTACAACGTTCCGATTATATGGGCATTCCATCGTTAGATTTGTCCTCTCCGCCGGGGTACTTTTAAAGGTCTGTATAGGTAGTCGCACGAACCCCCTACTTTTCCCCTTGCCCTTTTGAGCGCAGCGTGTCAACCTATTTCGCTGCTAGTGTATTACGATGGTTCAAGTCGGACATTCGGTCTTCCTAATCATAGATGGTTGGCAGTGGTCGCGTCTTGGTAGTAGGTTCTACCTCACGCCTTCCGTTCCCCGCTTCAATCCTGGAGTTATGATTTCCAAAACTGGGGGTGGCTATCGCCGTTACTCTCTACTCCCTGATTTCTCAGTTCGTTTATGACCTTGAGTTCCCTGCCTTGCTTAGTTCCCTAAGCGTCGGGACATATAACCAGTTATGAGGATGGTCAGGAGAGGTATCCTTATATCCAGATTCGGAGCTGGAATCCTCACCGGGTAGTTATTTCGGGCATTTCAGCCCTATTTCATACCCGAACGTCTCGCACCATACGCTTACACTTTTCACTACTCAATAGACACAACACTACTGAGAGCCTAACAGGGGTTTAAACGTTCCGTTTATATGGGCATTCCATCTTTAGATTTGTTCTATCCACCGGGGTACTTAAAAAGGTCTGTGTAGGTAGTAAATACAAACTCCTACTTTTCCCCTTACCCTTTTGGGCGCAGCGTATCAAACCTATTTCGCTGCTTATTTATAACGATGGTTCAAGCCGAACATTCGGTTTCCCTAATCATGGATGGTTGGCAGTGGTCGCATCTGGTAGTAGGTTCTACTTCACGCCTTCCGTTCCCCGCTTCAATCCTGGGTTTGTGATTCCCAAAACTGGGGGTGGCTATCGCCTTTACTCTTTCCCATAATCGCCCCAAGTGGATTTTACTCCTCCTAGGTATACTTGGACGGTACATTGCGATTTCTTAAAATGGGATTGACCTTGAGTCTCCTGCCTTGCTCCTCATTGCAATTGGAGCGTTGGAACATATAAACAGTTAAGGGATGACTGGGTTGATTCAGTCTATCTCCCTCTAGGAGGTTATTTCAGGCATTGCAGCCCTATTTCACTCCTAAACGTTTCGCACCTTAGTTTTAAGTATGGCGATCGCTTATCGGTTGCACCATCTGGCTGCTGATATCCATTGAAACCAAGTTTTAGCTAGTGCCGTTTCTGGATATACTCGAATCTTCTTTGATAGCAGACTTGTACTTTCGGAGTCCATAGAGCCGGCAACTGAAGACATGGACGATGGCAAGGATGGCGGGTAGGGAATTGATGTCACCATCTCATCCCCTCCTAAGAACCGGACTTGACACTTTCGCATCATCCGGCTCAAGGCTTTAGCTTATCAGAATGTGAGCCTGTGTGTATATGTAAATGACAGGCTTTATGTACGTGGACGAGGTTTGATTCTTGATCCGTCCCCCCCATCTTTCACTCTGATTAAGTGATGGGTGTGTAGTTCTTCTCCGTTGAACAGATTTTCACCGCATACTGGACATTTCTATTTCTGGTTTTCAGCCACTTTGTAATACTTCGAGTCTTTATCCCATCAGGTCTTCCCTGTTGAGGTTTATCGCTGTTCCCAGTATTTGGCTAGGGCGGGATTGTCTGGGGATGAGGTATCCTTTACTTTGACGTGGCGTTTAATCGGCGTTTGAGAGATTTTAACCACCGATTCGGTTTGGGAATTTCCACGCCTGTCCTTTACCTCTGCCGCGAATATCCATTGCCTCCTTACCTTGGTGCGGAAGTATTTGTTCTTAACCCATTCTTTCCCTTTTGTTGGATGCCTCCTGACTGCCCATGCCCACAACATCTTGTGAACCATATGGTCAACATAGGAGAACACCGCTTTACTGACACCCGTTCTGTAGTAGTTTGCCCATCCGATTAATTGTTGGTTGATATTTGGTATTACTACGTCCTGGGGAAGTGATTTGTTGGCTTTGAGCCAATCTCGTAACTTTTGAAGGAAAGCTCGCATTCTTTTTTCTTTTTGAGGTTTGGTGAGAAGCTTGCCTTTGTACTGACGTAGATTAAACCCAAGGAAATTAACCCCTTGTGCTATCTGGGTGATAGAGGTCTTTTCTTTATTTAGAGTCAGTCCCCTTTTGCTCAACCATTCTTCGATGATGGGTACCACGGCTTTGATATCTTCCTCACATCTAGCAGTAATGATGAAGTCATCTGCATAGCGACTGTAACCGTACATCGGTGACTTCACTCTTTCCTGTTGCCCCTGGCGATTGCCACTCTTCCTAACTTGGATGGTTATTTTCTGATACTTTTTGAGAAGTTCGTCTAATCCATCTAGGGCAATGTTTGCTAATAGTGGGCTTATTATACCGCCTTGGGGTGTTCCGCTTTCTGTTGCGTTGAATATCTCTGCCTCAACATATCCTGCTTTCAGCCATTGTTTGATTATCTCTCTACCTGGTAAATTACCTACGGCTTTGAGTATGAATTCATGGTTTATGTTGTCAAAAGCCCCTTTAATATCCGCGTCTAGCACCCATGTGTCCTTTCCTCCTTGAAGTCGGAGGAAGCATTGATCGATAGCGTCATGGGCGCTTCTCCCCGGTCGAAAGCCATAGGAATTGGCTTCAAACCTAGCCTCGAAATGCGGTTCATAGGAATTCTTGACTACTGCTTGTCGAACTCGGTCTTTAATTGTGGGAATTCCGAGCGGTCTCCTTTTTCCGTTTGCTTTTGGTATATACACTCTCCTAGTTGGCGAAGCCTTCCCGGGTGTGTATTTTGTCATTTCCCCGACCAGTTTCACCCTTTCCTGATGGGTTAGAGCCGTCTGTTTATCAATCCCAGCCGTGCTTTTTCCCTGGTTTTCTTGGGTTACTCGTCTTACTGACAGTAGCAGGTTGGAGTAACTGCGTATCATGAGTTTCATAAGGCTTTTGACCTTTTTCCACTCACCGTTCTGAGTTGCTCGATAAATTCTCTGTCTTAGTTTCCTAACATTCTTCTTTATGGACTTCCAATTGATGTCCGCCCATTCCAAAGCTTGTTCCTTGACTCCAATACCATTGCTGGTTCCATCTTTCATCTCGGTTGGGATTCCTCACAAATGTTTATCGTTTAAGACCAGTTGGAAGTCTGCCATCTTTCGATGTGAGGCAAATCTTGAACCCCTATTCTCTGCATTACACAGGGACATTCGCTTTTTCCAACCTCCTATACCCTCTGAGTTATTCATCTTCCTTACGGTTGATTTACTCATTCGACCTTTGAGAACTCATAGGGTTTACCGTGTTTCGTGCGTAGAACCTTCGTTCCAGTTGGGTTCCTCCTATGCTCCGACAGAGGCTTTGTCCTTCCGTAATCAGCGAAGACATCTGATTACCCCTCTGCTCACCTTTTGGTTAATGTGTATCAGCCTTATTTCACATTTAAATGGATAACGGAGCTTGGGGAGATTCACTTTCGTTAACCCTTCTGGGACTTTCCCTTGCCTCTTATACCTCTTTTAGGCTGGAAGTATATTAGGCTTCTGTGCCTTGCATTATGCCAATTTCATTACTTATAGCATTAGTCAAGGTGGTTAGGACGCAGTGTTGAGAACGGAATCCATGGCATCATGGAGAGAATCAAACTGCTCAATACAATGGCGAATGCGGGCTTTCAACCACGACCAACATTTCTCTATCTTGTTGAGGTCTGGCGAATAAGGCGGAAGATAGAGTAAACGGCATTGAGCTGCCTCCACCAGTTCAGCAATCCGCCCCCCTTTATGAAACGTTGCATTGTCTAGCACTAGAGTCTGACCTGGCTTCAGTGTTGGAATTAAGATGAACTCCAACCACAACTCAAACACTGTCTGATTACAACAACCCTCAAAGCTAAAGGGGGCTAAGAGTTGTTGATGACACCATGCGGCTATATATAGCACAAGACAGAACACTTAGGACGTATAATGGAGAGGACGAGATGACTAAGAAGACCCAAAATGCCAGCCCCCTATAGTTACGACCTCAGACAAAAAGTTATTGATGCCATTGAACTAGACGGTATGCCCAAAACAGAAGCCAGTCAAGTTTTCCATGTCAGCCGGAACACCATTAATCTCTGGCTGCAAAGAAAAGCACAGACCGGAGACTTCCTCCCTAAACCTCATCACCGACCTGGCAATAACCACAAAATTACCGACTGGCAAAAATTCAAGGCTTTTGCCCAAGAGCATGGCGACAAAACAGCAGCTCAAATGGCTGAACTTTGGGATGACGACATCTCTCCTCGCACCATATCCAGAGCCTTGAAGAAAATTGGCTTCACCAGAAAAAAAAACTTACGGCTACCAAGAACGTGATGAGCAACAGCGAGAGGAGTTTATCCTACATTCCGCAGGTTGACAGGGAATAAAAGATATGGTGCTAGTCTAGGCTAGAAAGGGTTCCTTCGAGCGGTAGGCTCTGGCGATGCAGATTAAAAATTTAGACCATCTGGGTTTAGTGGCTGGAGTGATTGACGAACTTGGCCTGGTCGAGTTGACGGATAAGCGGATTGAACCTCATAGCTTGGAGCATGTGAGTGCCGGACAAGTGGTTAAAGCCATGATTTTGAACGCCCTAGGCTTTCTCAGTGCACCGTTGTATTTATTCAGCGAGTTTTTTGAGAGTAAAGCGGTGTCTCATCTGCTCGGGGAAGGGGTAGAGGCTCGTCACTTGAATGACGACCGCTTAGGTCGAGTGTTGGATGAACTCTACGCAGAAGGGACGACATCATTTTTTCTCCAGG includes:
- the ltrA gene encoding group II intron reverse transcriptase/maturase, whose translation is MKDGTSNGIGVKEQALEWADINWKSIKKNVRKLRQRIYRATQNGEWKKVKSLMKLMIRSYSNLLLSVRRVTQENQGKSTAGIDKQTALTHQERVKLVGEMTKYTPGKASPTRRVYIPKANGKRRPLGIPTIKDRVRQAVVKNSYEPHFEARFEANSYGFRPGRSAHDAIDQCFLRLQGGKDTWVLDADIKGAFDNINHEFILKAVGNLPGREIIKQWLKAGYVEAEIFNATESGTPQGGIISPLLANIALDGLDELLKKYQKITIQVRKSGNRQGQQERVKSPMYGYSRYADDFIITARCEEDIKAVVPIIEEWLSKRGLTLNKEKTSITQIAQGVNFLGFNLRQYKGKLLTKPQKEKRMRAFLQKLRDWLKANKSLPQDVVIPNINQQLIGWANYYRTGVSKAVFSYVDHMVHKMLWAWAVRRHPTKGKEWVKNKYFRTKVRRQWIFAAEVKDRRGNSQTESVVKISQTPIKRHVKVKDTSSPDNPALAKYWEQR